In uncultured Methanobrevibacter sp., a single genomic region encodes these proteins:
- a CDS encoding flavodoxin family protein produces MKVILVNGSPNKNGCTYTALTYVEETLNEAGIETEIFWIKTKPILGCTACSKCQEKGECTFDGDVVNEFVKKAYDADGFIFGSPVYYAGATGSITSFLDRAFYSNSNGAGLEAFKHKPASVICSARRAGTTATYDQLNKYLGISQMPIISSFYWNMVHGNTPEEVKQDAEGLATMRQLGRNMAYFLKCIEAGKNEGITPEEEPKIAFNFIR; encoded by the coding sequence ATGAAAGTTATACTTGTTAACGGAAGTCCAAACAAAAACGGATGCACTTACACTGCACTTACATATGTTGAAGAAACATTAAATGAAGCAGGCATTGAAACAGAGATATTCTGGATTAAAACAAAACCTATACTGGGATGTACTGCATGTTCAAAATGTCAGGAAAAAGGGGAATGCACATTTGATGGAGACGTCGTAAATGAGTTTGTCAAAAAAGCTTATGATGCTGACGGATTTATCTTCGGATCTCCTGTTTATTATGCAGGTGCAACAGGTTCAATAACTTCATTTTTAGACAGAGCATTCTATTCAAACTCAAATGGAGCTGGTCTTGAAGCATTCAAACATAAACCGGCTTCCGTAATATGTTCTGCAAGAAGAGCAGGAACAACAGCAACTTATGACCAGTTAAACAAATACCTTGGAATTTCACAGATGCCTATAATTTCATCATTTTACTGGAACATGGTTCATGGAAACACTCCCGAAGAAGTCAAACAGGATGCGGAAGGCCTTGCAACCATGAGACAACTGGGACGCAACATGGCATATTTCCTGAAATGTATTGAAGCGGGCAAAAACGAAGGAATAACTCCTGAAGAAGAACCAAAAATAGCCTTTAATTTTATCAGATAA
- a CDS encoding cofactor-independent phosphoglycerate mutase has translation MKYVIFIPDGSSDYPVDELDGKTPLMVAKTPNIDKLAKGGFGGFTNNVPAQYTPGSDVANMSIFGYNPADYYTGRGPLEAGSEGIPTTPKDVIFRCNTIFSENDEMDDFNAGHISTEEADELMKGLNEYFTKKYPDFKGKFYTGVSYRHLFIYSCDSIEDAEILSSIKTMPPHDIAGEKLVDNLFGDCELAHEIQQIMFESKEFLKDHEVNQKREIPANMIWLWGQGVTPTLPNFEETYGITASVITGVDLLKGIGNFAGMNIVNVPGATGYFDTDYEAKGKYGIEALKETDLLLIHIEAPDEAGHAQNVEEKVKAIERIDEFIVGPIIESLEGEDFRAAILPDHPTPISVGTHTRDDVPLIIYDSAREGDECESFDEEGVKKGSLENKKGHFLVQRMISGDF, from the coding sequence ATGAAATATGTAATTTTTATCCCTGACGGGTCTAGTGATTATCCTGTTGATGAATTAGATGGAAAAACTCCTTTAATGGTTGCTAAAACTCCAAATATTGATAAATTGGCTAAAGGTGGTTTTGGAGGATTTACCAACAATGTTCCTGCACAGTACACACCGGGTTCTGATGTTGCAAATATGAGTATCTTCGGATACAATCCTGCAGACTACTACACCGGCCGTGGGCCTCTTGAAGCAGGCAGTGAAGGCATTCCTACAACACCAAAGGATGTAATATTCAGATGCAATACAATATTCAGTGAAAACGATGAAATGGATGACTTTAATGCAGGCCATATTTCCACTGAAGAAGCAGATGAGCTGATGAAAGGATTGAACGAATACTTCACCAAAAAATACCCTGACTTTAAAGGCAAATTTTACACAGGTGTAAGCTACAGACATTTGTTCATTTATTCCTGTGACAGCATTGAAGATGCAGAAATACTATCCAGCATCAAAACAATGCCTCCTCATGATATTGCAGGTGAAAAACTGGTTGATAACTTATTTGGTGACTGTGAACTTGCTCATGAAATCCAGCAGATAATGTTTGAATCAAAAGAATTCCTAAAAGACCATGAAGTTAATCAGAAAAGAGAAATTCCTGCAAATATGATATGGCTATGGGGACAGGGAGTAACACCAACCTTGCCGAACTTTGAAGAAACCTACGGAATCACCGCTTCAGTAATAACAGGAGTGGATTTGCTTAAAGGAATCGGCAACTTTGCTGGAATGAACATTGTCAATGTTCCTGGAGCAACAGGATACTTTGATACAGATTATGAAGCAAAAGGAAAATATGGAATTGAAGCTTTAAAAGAAACTGACCTGTTATTGATTCATATTGAGGCACCTGATGAAGCGGGTCATGCTCAAAATGTTGAAGAGAAAGTCAAAGCTATTGAAAGAATTGATGAATTTATCGTCGGACCGATTATTGAAAGTCTGGAAGGTGAAGATTTCAGAGCTGCAATATTGCCTGACCATCCGACTCCAATAAGCGTAGGAACACATACCCGTGACGATGTACCTTTAATAATCTATGATTCAGCACGTGAAGGCGATGAATGCGAATCATTTGATGAAGAAGGAGTTAAAAAAGGTTCACTTGAAAATAAAAAAGGACATTTTCTAGTTCAAAGAATGATATCAGGAGATTTTTAA
- the gatC gene encoding Asp-tRNA(Asn) amidotransferase subunit GatC yields the protein MTIEKDAEDIIEKFSKILEDIPDSDETWYITDNLNLTRGDESHEKNPEKILRNARIDKDGNLVVKKADWTH from the coding sequence ATGACAATCGAAAAAGATGCAGAAGATATTATAGAAAAATTTTCAAAAATTTTAGAAGACATTCCGGATTCAGATGAAACCTGGTACATTACAGATAACTTGAATTTAACCCGTGGGGATGAATCTCACGAGAAAAATCCGGAAAAAATATTAAGAAATGCTCGTATTGACAAAGACGGAAATCTAGTAGTTAAAAAAGCAGATTGGACACATTAA
- a CDS encoding amino acid-binding protein — MRMNLVLELLDIPGQLVSVLEPIGVLGANLVTVIHKRELKNEQGMVPVHITIEGERENLFNVIEKFEELGFSIVEMDGVVKKEIISTILYGHIVDQDLRDTMDRINELKGVVIVGFDIKLDGEKESTALINIETDYGLKKFVFEKIREIADEKQLLMINEV, encoded by the coding sequence ATGAGAATGAACTTAGTTTTAGAACTTTTAGATATTCCTGGCCAGTTAGTTTCAGTACTGGAACCTATTGGTGTTCTTGGGGCAAATTTAGTCACAGTAATCCATAAAAGAGAATTGAAAAATGAACAGGGAATGGTTCCGGTTCACATTACAATAGAAGGCGAACGTGAAAACTTATTTAATGTTATTGAGAAATTTGAAGAGTTAGGATTTTCTATTGTTGAAATGGATGGTGTGGTCAAAAAAGAAATAATCAGTACAATATTATACGGCCATATTGTTGATCAGGATTTAAGAGACACTATGGACAGGATTAATGAACTGAAAGGCGTTGTAATTGTTGGATTTGATATTAAATTAGATGGTGAAAAGGAATCCACAGCATTAATTAACATAGAAACTGATTATGGATTGAAAAAATTTGTATTTGAAAAAATTAGAGAAATCGCTGATGAAAAACAGCTATTGATGATTAATGAAGTTTAA
- a CDS encoding asparagine synthase-related protein gives MSSIVGLQGNVKAQDIIKMLKASKNRGPDASGIYLDKVYENIDLDEFCDDNDYDLALGHNMLSVYDKNEHISKVQPVSDDNLILVLNGSLYNFPTIRNFLSKVGVEAEITSDAEAILYLIGFYAEKMDLLKACSAAVRLLDGDYAFAVWDGENLAIVRDPLGVKPLFYAQKDGLNGFASSRNALKEVGFSDINTLKPEHILYNWEDIAPAQAIYEKVFEGDVAKIDKMLRLSLVTRVADLREVGVIFSGGLDSSYLALLLKEISENIPLKIKLYAVGVEGSKDVEAAIYASKFLNMDLEIFTLTEEMIREALPGVVNAIGDDNLMKVGVGLTTYFATKMVAEDNITVAISGQGADELFGGYKRYLKSFVDGTLNYDIREDISNMYHVNLERDDACSMLNSVEVRLPFLDKKLVELALNIPDNKKIVSMHDDMRKSILRKLAFEEGLDYEIAYRPKKAAQYGTGIDKVLRKKIIKDTNLAQFL, from the coding sequence ATGAGTTCTATAGTTGGTTTACAGGGTAATGTTAAAGCACAAGACATCATAAAAATGTTGAAAGCCTCTAAAAACAGAGGTCCTGATGCATCAGGAATTTATCTGGATAAAGTTTATGAAAACATTGATTTGGATGAGTTTTGTGATGATAATGATTATGATCTGGCCCTTGGGCACAATATGCTTTCAGTCTATGATAAAAATGAACATATATCTAAAGTGCAGCCTGTATCCGATGATAATCTCATTCTCGTTTTAAACGGCTCATTGTATAATTTTCCAACTATCAGAAACTTCCTCTCCAAAGTAGGTGTTGAAGCTGAAATCACATCAGATGCAGAAGCGATATTATATTTGATTGGTTTTTATGCTGAAAAAATGGACCTTCTCAAGGCATGCTCTGCTGCAGTAAGATTACTTGACGGTGATTATGCCTTTGCAGTCTGGGACGGTGAAAACCTGGCAATAGTCAGAGATCCGTTAGGTGTAAAGCCACTATTTTACGCACAAAAGGACGGTTTAAACGGATTTGCATCTTCCAGAAATGCACTAAAAGAAGTCGGATTTAGTGACATTAACACCCTGAAACCTGAACATATACTCTATAACTGGGAAGATATAGCTCCGGCACAGGCTATTTATGAAAAGGTCTTTGAAGGGGACGTTGCTAAAATAGACAAGATGTTAAGGTTAAGTCTTGTTACAAGAGTTGCTGATTTAAGGGAAGTGGGAGTGATATTCTCAGGCGGCCTTGACAGTTCATATCTTGCCCTGCTTTTAAAGGAAATATCAGAAAACATACCTCTGAAAATCAAATTGTATGCTGTAGGTGTGGAAGGCTCAAAAGATGTTGAAGCCGCAATATATGCATCTAAGTTCCTGAATATGGACCTGGAGATATTCACACTGACAGAAGAAATGATACGTGAAGCATTGCCTGGTGTAGTAAATGCAATCGGTGATGATAATCTGATGAAGGTTGGAGTAGGTCTTACAACATATTTTGCAACAAAAATGGTGGCTGAGGACAATATCACAGTTGCAATTTCCGGACAAGGTGCAGATGAGCTTTTCGGAGGATATAAAAGATACCTTAAAAGCTTTGTTGACGGAACACTGAACTATGATATCCGTGAAGACATCTCCAACATGTATCATGTAAATCTTGAACGTGATGACGCATGTTCCATGTTAAACTCAGTAGAGGTAAGATTGCCGTTTTTAGATAAAAAACTGGTAGAGCTGGCCTTAAACATTCCTGACAACAAAAAAATCGTATCAATGCATGATGACATGAGAAAAAGCATTTTAAGAAAACTGGCATTTGAAGAAGGCCTTGACTATGAAATAGCATACAGGCCTAAAAAAGCAGCCCAATACGGGACAGGCATTGATAAAGTTTTACGTAAAAAAATAATAAAAGACACAAATCTGGCTCAGTTTTTATAA
- a CDS encoding homoserine dehydrogenase, with product MDECKVIIMGFGSVGQGVANAISMKKDLIKEKTGVSVKIVAAADSSSSAISADGLDEKLLVETKNNEGNLSTYPEFGSDKNGEDVLDAVEYDCLIEATPTNIVDAEPAFSLTLKAFEQGKDVVTSNKGHLALKFKEVTDAAKRAGVEFKYEASVGGAMPIINFAKETLSSCDIKSIIGILNGTTNYILSRMTSEGTSYETTLRESQELGIAETNPTQDVEGIDAACKTVILANSLLGINATYSDVEVKGISDINSQAIELAKKDDYLIKLIAEVSHDNLRVSPRLVKRGSSYDVGGTLNMATIHTDLAGDVTVMGLGAGSIETASAMLTDLISVLKNKN from the coding sequence ATGGATGAATGTAAAGTCATTATCATGGGATTTGGTTCAGTAGGTCAAGGTGTAGCCAATGCAATCTCCATGAAAAAAGATTTAATTAAAGAAAAAACAGGAGTAAGCGTAAAAATTGTCGCTGCTGCTGATTCATCTTCATCTGCAATATCTGCTGATGGATTGGATGAAAAATTATTGGTGGAAACAAAAAACAATGAAGGAAACTTATCTACTTATCCTGAATTTGGTTCAGATAAAAACGGTGAAGATGTTTTAGATGCTGTTGAATATGATTGTCTTATCGAAGCAACTCCTACTAATATCGTTGATGCAGAACCAGCATTTTCACTAACTCTTAAAGCTTTTGAACAGGGAAAAGATGTTGTAACTTCAAATAAAGGTCATTTGGCTCTTAAATTTAAAGAAGTAACTGATGCTGCAAAAAGGGCTGGTGTTGAATTCAAATATGAAGCTAGTGTCGGTGGAGCAATGCCTATTATTAATTTCGCAAAAGAAACATTGTCCTCATGTGACATCAAATCAATTATAGGTATTCTAAACGGTACAACCAATTACATTTTATCAAGAATGACTTCTGAAGGTACTTCATATGAAACAACCCTCAGAGAATCACAGGAATTAGGAATAGCCGAAACAAACCCTACACAGGATGTTGAAGGTATTGATGCAGCTTGCAAAACTGTTATTCTTGCAAATTCCCTTTTAGGAATCAATGCTACATACAGTGACGTTGAAGTCAAAGGAATTTCAGATATTAACTCTCAAGCTATTGAACTGGCTAAAAAAGATGATTATTTAATCAAATTAATAGCTGAAGTATCTCATGACAATTTAAGAGTATCTCCACGTTTGGTTAAAAGAGGAAGTTCCTATGATGTTGGAGGAACTTTAAACATGGCTACAATCCACACAGATTTAGCTGGAGATGTAACTGTAATGGGACTCGGAGCAGGATCTATTGAAACTGCTTCTGCGATGTTGACCGATTTAATTAGTGTTTTAAAAAATAAAAACTAA